The stretch of DNA GCGCCCGACCCGCCGGTCTGGCTCAGCACCGACAGGGTCCGGGTGAGGCTGATCTCGATCTGGGTCGCGGTGAAGCCGCGCGCGTCGGTGATGAATTCGACGTAGATGTCGTCGGTGATGTATTGCCCCGCCGCGACCGCCGTGCCGCGCCCGCTCGCCTCGTCCGAACCGAGAACGCGCAGCCGGTCGATCCCGGTCGCCGAACGCAGGCTGCCGAGGGGGTTGAACCCGCCGCCCGTCGAGCGCAGCGAATTGAGCGAGGCGGCAAGCTGCACCGCCTGGATCGCGGAGAGGTTGGCGATCGAGGAGCCGAACAGGATGCGGCTGAGCACTTCGTCCTGCGGCAGCGAGGGCGTGCTCTCGAAGGCGATCTGCGGCTCGAAGGCGCGCCCCGTGGCGCTGACGGTGACGGTCACGTCCTCGATCCGCTCGCTCGCCGCGAGGTCGATCGTCGGGTTGATCTCGCGCCCGCCGACGAAGCCCAGCCGGCCCCGCTCGAGATCGAACGAGCGCCCCGCGAAACCCAGCGTCCCGCGCACGAGGTTGATCGTCCCCGAAACGCGCGGGTCGGCGCTGGTCCCTGCAAGCCTGAGGTCGGCGCTCCATTCGCTTTCGAGCCCCATGCCCGAGACGTAAAGCTCGTCGGGGGCTCGCAGCGCGACGTCGAGCCGCACCTTGCCGAACAGGCCCGGCCCGGTCGTCGCCGCCTCGTCGCCGGTGATGCGTTTCGGCCCGGCCTTTTCCTTGAAGCGCACGCCTTCGAGTTCGGGCACTTCGGCCGCGCCCTGCCGGACAATGCGGTAGCGCGTTTCGGGCAGGCGGATCTCGCCCGACAGCAGTGCCGTCTCACCCGCCGCCTTGGTCAACCGCAACTGGCCGGTGGCGCGGGCCGAGACCGAATCGCTGCGGGCAAGCCGGGCGTTGTCGAGCGTCGCGGTGAGGTCCATCGGGTAGCCGCTTTCGGACGACAGGCTGACGAAGCCTTGTGCCGAAACGCGCCCCTCCCCCGCGTCCGCTGCGAGCCGCTCGATCTCCAGCCGCGAGCCGTCGAACCGGGCCGCAATCGCCATGTCGGTGAGGCGCGTGCCGTAAAGCTGGTTCGAATATTGCAGCGACTGCGCGCGCACGATGCCGGCCAGTTCGGGATTGTCGACCCGCCCGCCGAAATCGGCCGCGACGCCGATCGTGCCCTGAAGCGTCTGGTTGGGCTGGCCGGCGAAGGAGAACAGGGTCGCCGCCGGGCCGTTGTAGCGCAAGCCCCCTCCGAGCGGGGCTTCAAGCAGGCGCTCGGTCCACGGCCCCGCGCCGGGGCCGAGCGGGCGCAGCGAGGCGATCATGCGCCCGATCACCGCCCCCCGCCGCCTCGCGACGGCGCGCGCCTCCCCCCCGTCGGCGAGCAGCTTGCCGACGAAATTGATCTCGATCGGCTCGCTCACCGCGGCGGCGGTCGCACGGCTGAAATCGGAAATCTTGAGGCGGGCATCGGCGCGCGGAAAGGCATCGGGCGCGCTTTGCGCGAAATCGAGGCTGCCGCTCGCCGTGCCGCCGAGGCCGAGGCCGGGGACGAAGGCATTAACCAGCGCAATGTCGAGTTCTTCGAGACGGCTCTGTACCACCAGCCCCTCGCCATAGCGCCCGGCAAGCCGCAGGCTGCCATCGCCCACCGCGATGCGGGTGGGGAGGAGTTCGTATGTCCCTTCACCCTCTTGCGTGCCGGGCACGATCCGCGCGGGGCTTGTCGTGCGAAACCGAATGCCGCGCACGCGCCCGTTCAGCGCCGCGCGCCACAGGTCGGGTTTCAGTTCGGCATTGGCGGCGATGCGGAAAGGCGCGCCGCTCGTCCCCTCGGCGAGGATGCGCGCCGTGCCGGTCCCGCCCGCATAGTCGATCTTGGCCTTGGCGGCGTTGATGTTGAGCGCGCCGAAATTGGCCCGCGCAATGTCCGCCTCCCCGACGATGCGCGGACTGTCGTAGAGCACGATCCGCGCGTCGACGCGCGCCGCGCCGATCGACAGGTCGAGCGGGCCGCCGAGATCGGCATTTTCGGCGCGCAGGTTGACGAGCGCCTCCTGGTATTCGCCTTTCGCATCGAGCCGCACGATCCCGTCGATCCCGCGCCCGCTCGCATCGAGCCGCCCGACGAAAGGCCCCGCCGCGCTCTGTTCGAGCGAGCCCGACAGCGCGATCCCGGCGAAATCGGCGCGGGTTATGTCGAGCGTCAGCGTCTCGCCCGTGCCGAGCACGAAATCCCCTTCGATCGGGCCGTAGTCGGTG from Erythrobacter sp. encodes:
- a CDS encoding translocation/assembly module TamB domain-containing protein gives rise to the protein MAEEAAAPDEDRRSWPRRIARWSAIALAVLAGLVALALIGINTPPGKDFLKRQVEGLEFENGLEIGIGRLEGSLYGNLVIRDLELRDPQGVFASAERATLDWRPFAFIGNRLDIRSLSSPEVVIERLPEFAETPPDDAPLLPGFDIDIDRLVIDRIVVGEAVTGTRRVLTLKGEAHVEAGRAQVSADLATLPVEGAPGPARAGDRLALTLDAVPEENRLDLALDLSAPEDGVIAALAGLSQPLEARLSGEGDWAKWDGELTADLAGEELARLGLTARDGTFGIAGTARAGRLFAGTTASLLAPEVAIDLTADLEGSLAAIEGTLASDAFRLAAQGGVDIGASTFDELALDFRLLRPAALTDAFSGRNIAADLVLDGAFATPVVDYRVTADRLGIAGVTFMGLAASGVSRREDGVLTIPLDARAGRITGIDTAAGGPLANLRLTGAFALEGDRLLADNLRLTSRRIDARGTVLANLAEGRYSGSVDGRIDDYRIESVGIFDVGADVELTAGSAGDFAVRGRVRTRSQRILNEGVRDFLGGEAVAASDIAYTSDGRLRLSNLELRAPELEVTGGSGFYALDGRIALDLGGTSEAYGPFALAVDGTIADPNAVLTAERPGLGVGLANLNAQIEGAEDGYRLVATGDTDYGPIEGDFVLGTGETLTLDITRADFAGIALSGSLEQSAAGPFVGRLDASGRGIDGIVRLDAKGEYQEALVNLRAENADLGGPLDLSIGAARVDARIVLYDSPRIVGEADIARANFGALNINAAKAKIDYAGGTGTARILAEGTSGAPFRIAANAELKPDLWRAALNGRVRGIRFRTTSPARIVPGTQEGEGTYELLPTRIAVGDGSLRLAGRYGEGLVVQSRLEELDIALVNAFVPGLGLGGTASGSLDFAQSAPDAFPRADARLKISDFSRATAAAVSEPIEINFVGKLLADGGEARAVARRRGAVIGRMIASLRPLGPGAGPWTERLLEAPLGGGLRYNGPAATLFSFAGQPNQTLQGTIGVAADFGGRVDNPELAGIVRAQSLQYSNQLYGTRLTDMAIAARFDGSRLEIERLAADAGEGRVSAQGFVSLSSESGYPMDLTATLDNARLARSDSVSARATGQLRLTKAAGETALLSGEIRLPETRYRIVRQGAAEVPELEGVRFKEKAGPKRITGDEAATTGPGLFGKVRLDVALRAPDELYVSGMGLESEWSADLRLAGTSADPRVSGTINLVRGTLGFAGRSFDLERGRLGFVGGREINPTIDLAASERIEDVTVTVSATGRAFEPQIAFESTPSLPQDEVLSRILFGSSIANLSAIQAVQLAASLNSLRSTGGGFNPLGSLRSATGIDRLRVLGSDEASGRGTAVAAGQYITDDIYVEFITDARGFTATQIEISLTRTLSVLSQTGGSGATNVNVQYSKDY